TCCCACCGGTGCCGCACACCTGGGACGTCGACCGTTTCATGGCGACCGACTTCGTCGCCGCGGTCCGCGACTGCCTGCGCGACGGCGGCTACGCGCGCAACGACTCGGGCAACGAGAGCGGCGGTTGTTTCCTGGTCGGCATCCAGGGCCGGCTCTACCGGATCGACTCGGACTTCCAGATCGGCCGCAGCGTCGACGACTACTTCGCCGTCGGCGCCGGCGAGGACTTCGCCCGCGGCTCGCTGCACGGCAGCGCCGACCTGCCGCCCGACGAGCGGGTCCGCAGGGCGCTGGCCGCGGCCGTGCACCACTCCACCGACGTCCGCGGGCCATTCCACCTGGTCTGGGACCCGGAGGAGTCCCCGAACCAGAGCTGACGGCGCGCCCCGCGGGCTGACCGCCCCGTCAGCGGTTGCCGCGGCCGAGGCGTTCGGCGGCCAGGGCGGCCCAGGCGGACGGGCCGGTGAGCGGGGTGAACCTGGCCGCGGCGTCGGTGAGGGCGGCGTACTGGTCGTCGGTGAGCTCGAGATCGGCGGCGGCCGCGTTGGCCTCCACCTGGGCGACGCTGGACGCACCGGGAATGGCGATCACACACGGCTGGTGGATGGCCCAGGCGAGCGCGACCTGGGCGCAGGTCGCGTCGTGTGCCGCGGCGACCTCGCGCAGCACGTCGAGCAGCGGGGCGAGCCGGGCCAGGTTCTCGGTCAGGAACAGCGAGTTGGTCGCCCGGATGCCGCCGGACGGGCGATTGGTGACGTCGTAGCGGCCGGAGAGCAGGCCCTGCGCGAGCGGGCTGTATGCGATGATCAACCGGCCGGTGCGCTGCGCGTACGGGATCAGCGCGTCGTCGGCGGCGCGCCGGACGAGGCTGTACTCGACCTGGTTGGACAGCACCGGCGAGCCGAGCGCCGCCTCGGCGGCCTGCCACCGGGCCAGCGAGTAGTTCGAGACGCCGACCTCGCCGACCAGCCCGACGTCGAGCAGCCGGCGCATCCCGCGCATCGTCACGGAGTCGGCGACGATCGGGTTCGGCTGGTGCACCTGGTAGAGGTCGATCGTGCGGACGCCGAGGCGCCGCGCGCTCGCGACGCCGCGCTGCTCGACGACCGCCGGCGCCGGCACCAGCGGGAGGAGCTTCGTCGCGAGGAACACGCCCTCGGTCGCCTCCTCGCCGGCCTCGCGTAGTGCCTCGCCGACGATGCGCTCGCTGCGGCCGAACGCGTAGATCTCGGCGGTGTCGATCACGGTGATCCCGAGCTCAAGCGCCCGGCGCAGGATCAGGCGGGCCTCCCGGTCCGCGTAGTCGGCGCCGTAGCCCCATTCCCGCGACCCGAACTGCCAGGTCCCCAGCCCGATCTTCGAGAGCTTCTTCCCGCTCCTGACGGCGTCCCCGAGCCCCGTGACGTAGCGCATGCCCCAAGTCAACGCCAAAACCCGGCCGGCCGTCCCCCGACCGGCGAACCATTCCGGACCGGGCGGCCTCAACCACCTCAATCGCCCGAGCACCACGGCTTCCCCGGTCCGCTTGTGGGTGGCCGGAGGGTCGCATATCGTCCGGGCCTGTCACTGAAACGCGTTCTAGTTTGCTGGGAGGACCCGTTGTCTGAGCCCGGGACGGAGCCGGTGGTTCTCGTCGAGGCCGACGGGCCGGTGCTGACGGTGACGCTCAACCGGCCCGAGAAGCGCAACGCGACGAACGCGGAGGTGCTCTGCCGCCTGTACGACGCCTGGCGGCGCCTCGACGAGGACGACACCCTGCGGGTGGCGATCCTGACCGGGCGGGGCGGCACGTTCTGCGCGGGCATGGACCTGGCCGAGATCGGCCGGTTGCGCGCCGGGGTGCGGGACAACGAGTGGATCATCCGGCTGCAGGACGACCCGGGCATCTCGCTGAAGGCTTACCTGAAGAGGTACCGCCCCACCAAGCCGGTCATCCTGGCCGCCGAGGGGTATGCCCGCGCCGGCGGCACCGAGATCCTGCAGGGAACGGACATCCGTGTCGCCGGCGAGAGCGCCGTGTTCGGGGTGACCGAGGTGCAGCGCGGACTCTTCCCGATGGCCGGGTCGGCGGTCCGGCTGCGACGGCAACTGGGCTACGCCGTCGCCGCGGAGATGCTCCTCACCGGCGAGGACCTGCCCGCCCGGCGCGCCCACGAGCTCGGCCTCGTCAACCATGTCGTGCCGGACGGGCAGGCGCTGGCGAAGGCCCGCGACGTCGCTGACCGGATCGCCCGCAACGGCCCGCTCGCCGTGCGGGCGATCCTCGCCACCCTCCGCGAGACCGAATGCCTGCCAGAGGCCGAGGCCTTCCCCATCGAGGAGCGCCACGGCAACGCCGTGATGCGGTCGAAGGATGCCGTCGAGGGCCCGACGGCCTTCCTCCAGAAGCGCGAACCCGCCTTCACCGGCTCCTGACCCGCGTCTCCCCGATGCCCGACCGCGACCTGCCGCGCCGACCGTACACGGGTCGACATTCACGCGCCGGCGGGTGACGCTGGCGAGGCGAAAAGGAGGTCGGAGATGCTCAGCGTTTTCTGTTTCGACCGGCTGGCGGTGACGGTTCGGGACATGTACTTCGTCGACCCTGACCCGGCCCCGGGTCAGGACGGGCCGGAGCGGGGGGTGCGCCTCGAGCTGCGGCTCGTCGAGCCACAGCCGTGGCGCGGGACGATCTACGCGTCGCAGCGGATCG
Above is a window of Pseudofrankia saprophytica DNA encoding:
- a CDS encoding aldo/keto reductase — protein: MRYVTGLGDAVRSGKKLSKIGLGTWQFGSREWGYGADYADREARLILRRALELGITVIDTAEIYAFGRSERIVGEALREAGEEATEGVFLATKLLPLVPAPAVVEQRGVASARRLGVRTIDLYQVHQPNPIVADSVTMRGMRRLLDVGLVGEVGVSNYSLARWQAAEAALGSPVLSNQVEYSLVRRAADDALIPYAQRTGRLIIAYSPLAQGLLSGRYDVTNRPSGGIRATNSLFLTENLARLAPLLDVLREVAAAHDATCAQVALAWAIHQPCVIAIPGASSVAQVEANAAAADLELTDDQYAALTDAAARFTPLTGPSAWAALAAERLGRGNR
- a CDS encoding crotonase/enoyl-CoA hydratase family protein, with the translated sequence MSEPGTEPVVLVEADGPVLTVTLNRPEKRNATNAEVLCRLYDAWRRLDEDDTLRVAILTGRGGTFCAGMDLAEIGRLRAGVRDNEWIIRLQDDPGISLKAYLKRYRPTKPVILAAEGYARAGGTEILQGTDIRVAGESAVFGVTEVQRGLFPMAGSAVRLRRQLGYAVAAEMLLTGEDLPARRAHELGLVNHVVPDGQALAKARDVADRIARNGPLAVRAILATLRETECLPEAEAFPIEERHGNAVMRSKDAVEGPTAFLQKREPAFTGS